In Lampris incognitus isolate fLamInc1 chromosome 20, fLamInc1.hap2, whole genome shotgun sequence, one genomic interval encodes:
- the LOC130130395 gene encoding apolipoprotein L1-like, whose translation MGKATSILAQHGYTTQATADDGVVAKSKEGELRMIKICEVSSSKCEEVKAEIQTLIGINHPNIVKYRETFQDGDHHYIVMDHCQGGNLAERIKKRGSTQKFQEDEILNWIVQICMALKCLHEGSLHHENLMPERILLKEFETVCLGDLVKFVRRTDIKSRPSERAICYSSPETLACGIYDAKSDIWSVGCVLYELCMLESAFTAENTVRLIPKIVNGPYPSLPGDFSPELCQLLNDIFQKEPFLRPTATEILGRPFIITFLSRKLKSTIEKLPSSLVELGTLADGLEKLHQGTTIGSLTGGVIGAAGGITSIVGLILSPFTLGASLVVTGVGIGVAVTGGATAGISNITNMVNQSSDRQAIRSIVQEFDERMSFVVTCLQVINEGLEMLKQHGDCPESEEGNNDSLKRSKLFANVGKGLGGIGELVRLIQVVRLGKIAAQTAKVLRVAEVATGVLATLFLAIDVFFIAMDAKEIHHIREAQAENVTHEGSTSRLQLMEEEFDDEGASHTDTKTERIKSETMKFVYKIRQTVQHLQGVVNELNEVVALIP comes from the exons ATGGGCAAAGCAACCAGTATCCTCGCTCAACATGGGTACACCACCCAGGCCACCGCAGACGACGGTGTCGTCGCAAAGTCAAAGGAAGGGGAACTCCGGATGATCAAGATCTGCGAG GTCTCCAGCAGCAAATGTGAGGAAGTGAAGGCAGAGATCCAAACTCTCATTGGTATAAACCATCCTAATATTGTGaaatacagagaaacatttcaag ATGGAGACCATCACTACATAGTGATGGACCACTGTCAGGGTGGAAATCTCGCCGAAAGGATAAAGAAGAGGGGGTCCACACAAAAGTTCCAGGAAGACGAG ATACTCAACTGGATTGTTCAAATTTGCATGGCTCTGAAGTGTTTGCATGAAGGAAGTCTACATCATGAAAACCTGATGCCCGAG AGGATACTTCTCAAGGAATTTGAAACGGTTTGCTTGGGAGACCTTGTGAAATTTGTCAGAAG AACGGATATCAAATCGAGACCCTCAGAACGAGCCATATGTTACTCAAGCCCCGAGACACTGGCATGTGGAATTTATGATGCCAAAAG TGACATTTGGTCAGTGGGCTGTGTGCTGTATGAGCTTTGTATGCTGGAATCAGCA TTCACAGCGGAGAATACAGTCAGACTGATCCCAAAAATAGTGAACGGTCCATACCCATCTCTCCCAGGGGATTTCTCACCAGAGCTTTGCCAGCTACTGAATGATATCTTTCAAAAGGAGCCTTTTCTAAGACCTACAGCCACTGAAATCCTGGGGAGACCCTTTATCATCACTTTTCTCTCAAGAAAG CTCAAATCAACAATTGAGAAACTTCCATCGAGCTTGGTTGAACTTGGGACCTTGGCTGATGGCCTGGAAAAATTGCACCAAGGCACCACTATTGGAAGCCTGACAGGGGGGGTCATCGGGGCAGCTGGGGGTATTACCTCCATAGTGGGCCTCATTTTGTCCCCATTTACTCTGGGTGCCTCTCTGGTGGTTACTGGGGTAGGTATCGGGGTGGCAGTGACCGGTGGGGCCACTGCCGGCATATCAAATATCACCAACATGGTAAACCAGTCCAGTGATCGCCAAGCCATCAGAAGCATTGTTCAGGAATTTGATGAGAGGATGAGCTTTGTGGTGACGTGTCTCCAGGTGATTAATGAGGGCTTGGAAATGCTCAAGCAGCACGGTGACTGTCCTGAATCTGAGGAGGGTAACAACGACTCACTAAAACGGAGTAAATTGTTTGCCAATGTTGGGAAAGGCCTCGGTGGCATTGGGGAGCTGGTGCGACTGATTCAAGTGGTGAGACTGGGCAAGATCGCGGCCCAGACGGCCAAGGTACTCCGTGTGGCTGAAGTGGCAACTGGGGTTCTCGCCACTTTGTTTTTGGCCATCGATGTGTTCTTCATTGCAATGGATGCCAAGGAAATCCATCACATTCGAGAGGCACAGGCAGAAAATGTGACACACGAAGGGAGCACCAGCAGGCTGCAGTTGATGGAAGAAGAGTTTGATGATGAGGGTGCGTCCCACACTGATACAAAAACGGAAAGGATCAAATCCGAGACCATGAAGTTTGTCTACAAAATCAGGCAGACCGTTCAACATCTGCAGGGAGTCGTGAATGAGCTAAATGAAGTCGTCGCACTCATTCCTTGA